GCAGCAGGTGACTGGGACGGAGCCGCTCCAGACGCGTTGGAGTGAACGTCCGCAGCGTGGGCGCCTCTCCGATGCCGGAGGACTCCGGCTCGCGCATGGATACGTCCGTGAGGAGAGGGGCGTCCGTGGGGGCTCGCTCGCTCGGTGCCGGCTCGTCGCTGATGGATACACCCGTCTCGGCGGGCTTGCCCTGACTACTCATAACGAAGGGGCGCGTTCTAGGTCCCCTGGGCGCGCGAGTCGAGGGCCAGGGCGACCAGCGTCTCGGTGAGCGAGCCGGGGAAGTGGTTGGCGAAGCCCGGTAGGCCGGTGAGTGCGGCTTCGGCATGGTCCATGTCCGTCAGCCGCACCACGCGTGAACCGGGCACCTCCGCGTCCAGCGCCGTCACCAGCCCGTCACAGCCCCAGCCGTAGCGCTCCTGGACGTAGTTGCACAGGGGCCGCATCAGCGAGCGCCGCGACAGCCGCGAGGTGGCCAGCGCCACGGTGGGGACGTCCAGGGGGTAGGGGTGCTGGCGCACGAACTCCACCCGCCGCGCGTAGGACAGGTCCTCCACCGAGGCCGCGTCCCCCTGGAAGAGCGAGGGGAAGGTCACGTCCAGCATCTGCCTCAGCGCGGGCGTCGTCACCAGATCATTGGCGATGACCGAGCCCCCATAGGGCGGCTGCATCGCCACCACCGCGCGCACGTGCCGGCGCAGCTCCGGGTAGAGCGCGAGCGTGCTCATCGCCTCCACGCCGCCCTTGCTGTGGCCCACCAGCACCACCGTGCGGCCGAAGTGGACGGCGTCCAGCAGGGCCTCGCGCACCACCTCCACGTTGTCCACGAGCCGCCCCTCGGTGTCCACCGCCACCTCGCGCGTCTCCAACCCCCGCTGCTGAAGCCGGAGCTGGTTGTCCTCGAGATAGCCGGGCAGCTCGTCGCCGAGCATCCCCTTCACCAGCAGGTACAGGTGGCGCCGGGCCTCGTCGGGCAGCACGGGCTCGTCCTGACGCACGCGGGCGTAGAGCTCGTGGAAGCGCGCGGTGACGTCCGTGGGCGGGGCCGTCTCGGACTTGAACCAGCCGGCGAGGCCCGTGCTGCCTCCCGCCGGGGCCTCGTGCCGGGCCTCCGGCAGGGCGCGCAGGGAACGCAAGAGCCGCGCCACCGCGCTCGGCGCGGGCACTTTCCTCGGCGCGGGTTCCTGGACGGGGGAAATGGGGGCGGGCGGGGGGAGGAGATCCTTCGGGGCCATGCTCACGTGCAGTGTACCAGGGACGGGCTCCGCGTTTCCTCCCACCCCCTCCCCAGGGGAGGACACCGTGGTAGAAGGTAGGGGCTGCAAGGGGAGGAACGCCCTGACGACCGGACAGGAATGGCTGGTGGACGTGAGCGGGTGCGTGCCCGCGCGCCTGAAGGACGCGCGGGCACTCGCGGCCCTGTTCGAGGAGCTCATCGTGTTGCTGGAGCTGAAGGTGGTGGGAGAGCCGCAGTGGCACGTGTTTCCGGAGCCCGGGGGCGTCACCGGCCTCACGCTGCTCGCGGAGAGCCACCTGACCATCCACACCTTCCCCGAGCATGGCTTCGCCGCGCTCAACGTCTATTGCTGCCGGCCGCGGCTGTGCCCGGACTTCGAGGATCTGGCGATGCGTCACCTGGGGGCGGTCTCCTGCCGCGTGCGGGAGTTGCGACGGGAGGTGGAGACGTGACGCAGGGGATGTGTCCCTCGTGTGGGGCGGCGGTGGAGTTCTCCGCGGGCTCGGCGCAGGTGGTGGTGTGTGGCCATTGCCAGACGGTGGTGGCGCGCCAGGGCGCGTCCCTCGAGGCCCACGGCAAGGTGGGCGCCATCGTCGAGACCGACTCGCCCTTGCGGCTGGGCGCGGAGGGCCGGCTGGGGCGCGATGCGTACCGGCTGGTGGGGCACCTGCAGAAGGACCATGGCGCGGGCCCCTGGGACGAGTGGTACGTGGAGTTCGACGACGGGCGCACCGGCTGGCTCTCCGAGTCCGAGGGCGCCTTCCACCTGCTCATCGCCTCCGGCACCGAGGAGGGCCTGTCGCTCGAGGACTTCCCGCCCGGCCACCGCTTCAGCCTGGCGGGGCACCGGCTCGTGGTGGAGGAGCGGGGGCATGGCCGCGTGGTGGCCGCCGAGGGCCAGTTGCCCGACGACGTGGACCCCAGCGCGGACAGCCACTACGTGGACGCCACGGGGCCCAGGGGCGTCTTCGTGACGCTGGACTTCGGGACGTCGACGACGGACCCCGAGGTCTATGTCGGCAAGAAGCTGAAGCTCACGGAGCTGGGCATCGCGCCGGACCAGCTCCGGCCGCGGGTGAAGAAGGTCGCGCTGCAGCAGGCGCGCTGCACCCAGTGCAACGGTCCCCTGGAGCTGCGCGCGCCGGATCAGACGAAGCGTGTGGCGTGCCCCTACTGCGGCGCGCTCCTGGACGTGCGAAAGGGCAAGCTCGCCTTCCTCCAACTGCTGGAGAAGCCGGACCCGGGGCCCCGCATTCCCCTGGGCGCGCGGGGCAAGCTGGAGGGGACCGAGTGGGTGTGCATCGGCTTCCTGATTCGCTCGTGCACGGTGGAGGGGGTGCGCTACCCGTGGGAGGAGTACCTCCTGTTCAACCGGGAGCGGGGCTTCACCTGGCTCATGGAGTCCAACGGGCACTGGGTGTTCCTCACCCCCCTGGACGCGGGCGACGTGTCGGTGGCTCCGGGCATCGCCGCGCACCTCGAGGGCCAGCGCTACCGGGCCTTCCAGGGCGTGGAGGCCGTCACGGAGACGGTGCTCGGCGAGTTCTACTGGGAGGTGCGCGCCGGGGAGACGTCGCGCGCCGAGGAGTACGTGGCACCGCCGTACTCGGTGAACGTGGACGAGACGGACAACGAGGTGACGTACACGCGCGGCGAGTACCTGGCGCCCGGCGTCATCCAGGAGGCCTTCGGGCTGAAGGAGCCCCTGCCCGAGCCCCAGGGCATCGCGCCCAGCCAGCCCAACCCCCACTCGAGCGGCCCCGCGTGGCGGTGGGCGGGGACCTGGAGCGCGGCCCTGTTCGTCGTCTTCCTGGTGCTCAACGCGCTCGCCGCCAACGAGGTGGTGCTGGAGCAGACCGTGCGGTTGGATCTGGATGCCCGCTCGGGGACGCCCTCGGCCATCCACTTCAGCAAGCCCTTCGACATCCACAAGCACGGCAACGTGCGCGCCGAGCTGACCTCGCCCGTGAACAACGCCTGGCTGGGCGTGCAGGCGGAGCTCGTCAACGAGCAGAGCGGCGACGTCATCGGCTTCTACGAGGAGGTGGGCTACTACTCCGGCAGCGACTCGGATGGCTCCTGGAGCGAGGGAGACCAGACGGAGAGCGAGCACCTGTCCTCGGTGCCTCCCGGACGTTATGTGCTGCGCACCCAGGCGCTCTTCGAGGGCACGCCCCAGGGACAGAGCTATACGATGAAGCTCGTGAGCGATACCCCGCGCGCGCTCTGGTTCTTCTGGGCGCTGGTGGTGTTGTGGGTGCTGCCCCTGTTCGCGGTCTTCCGCGCCTCGAGCTTCGAGACATCACGTTGGGCGGAGAGCAACCTGGACTCCGGCTCGGGAGAGTGAGGGAGGCGTCATGAAGTTCATCGGTGGAATCATCGTCGTGCTCTACGCGCTGATGGCGTACCGGGGCTGGGAGCCGTTCACCCGCGCGGAGCGGGGGACGGTGACGTCCGCGACGTCCTCGCGCGGCTCGGGCGGCGGCTTCTTCGTGGGTGGATCGCGCTACCGCAGTGGCGGTTTCATGGGAGGGAAGTGATGCGGATGGGTGTGCTGGCCGTATTGGTGAACCTGGACAACCTGCTGGCGAGCCTCGTGTACTCGTTGGTGGGGCTGGCGGTGTTCGTGGCGGGCCTGTACGTGTTCCGCTTCATCATGCCGTTCGACGTGCACAAGGAGATCGAGGTCGACCAGAACACCGCGCTCGGCATCGTGATGGGCTCCTTCATCATCGGCCTGGCCATCATCGTGGCCGCGGCCATCTCGGGTTGAAGTCCCGCGGCGAGCCGTTTCCACCGTGAACAAGACGCTCCTCTTCGTCACCGTCCTCGTCATCGCCACCTGTGGGCTCATCTACGAGCTCATCATCGGCGCGCTGGCGAGCTACCTGCTCGGCGACTCCATCACCCAGTTCTCCACGGTGATTGGCTGCTACCTGTTCGCCATGGGCATCGGCAGCTGGCTGTCGGGCTTCATCGAGCGGGGCGTGGCCCAGCGCTTCGTGGAGGTGGAGCTGGGCGTGGCCCTGGTGGGTGGGCTGTGCGCGCCGCTGCTCTTCCTCACCTTCGCGCTCACGGACGTGTTCCGCGTGGTGCTCTACGGCAGCGTGCTGCTCATCGGCACCCTGGTGGGGCTGGAAATCCCCCTGCTGCTGCGCCTGCTCAAGGATCAGCTCGCCTTCAAGGACCTGGTCAGCCGGGTGTTGACGTTCGACTACCTGGGCGCGCTCGCCGCGAGCATCAGCTTCCCCCTGTTGTTCGTGCCGAGGCTGGGCCTGGTGCGCACGTCGCTGCTCTTCGGGCTGCTCAACGCCCTGGTGGGTCTGTGGAGCACGTGGCTCCTGGCGCCGGTGCTCGCCCACCCGGGGCGGCTGCGCGTCAAGGCGGTGGGGCTCAGCCTGTTGCTCATGGTGGGGCTCGTCCTGGGCGACCGGTTGAGCAACTTCTCCGAGGAGCACCTCTTCACGGACGAGGTGGTGCACGCGACGAGCTCGCCCTACCAGCGCATCGTCCTCACGCGCGGCAAGCGGGGCTTCTCGCTCTACCTCAACGGCAACCTCCAGTTCGCCAGCGTGGACGAGTACCGCTACCACGAGGCGCTGGTGCACCCGGCCCTGGTGCGCGCGGGGAAGCTCGAGCGCGTGCTGGTGCTCGGAGGGGGTGACGGGCTCGCGGCTCGGGAGATCCTCAAGTACCCCGAGGTGAAGACGCTCACCCTGGTGGACCTGGATCCGGCGATGACCGGGCTCGCCACGCGCTACGGCGAGCTGGCCGAGCTCAACGCGCACTCGCTCGCGGATCCGCGCATGCACGTCATCAACACCGACGCCATGGAGTACCTGCGCGAGCACGGCGAGCCCTGGGACGTCATCGTGGTGGACTTCCCGGACCCGAACAACTTCGCGCTGGGCAAGCTGTACACCACGGGCTTCTACCGGCTGCTCAAGAAGCGGCTGGCGCCGGACGGGGTGGCCGTCATCCAGAGCACCTCGCCACTCTACGCCCGGCGCTCCTTCTGGTGCGTGAAC
Above is a window of Cystobacter fuscus DNA encoding:
- a CDS encoding alpha/beta hydrolase gives rise to the protein MPAPSAVARLLRSLRALPEARHEAPAGGSTGLAGWFKSETAPPTDVTARFHELYARVRQDEPVLPDEARRHLYLLVKGMLGDELPGYLEDNQLRLQQRGLETREVAVDTEGRLVDNVEVVREALLDAVHFGRTVVLVGHSKGGVEAMSTLALYPELRRHVRAVVAMQPPYGGSVIANDLVTTPALRQMLDVTFPSLFQGDAASVEDLSYARRVEFVRQHPYPLDVPTVALATSRLSRRSLMRPLCNYVQERYGWGCDGLVTALDAEVPGSRVVRLTDMDHAEAALTGLPGFANHFPGSLTETLVALALDSRAQGT
- a CDS encoding S-adenosylmethionine decarboxylase family protein, which translates into the protein MVEGRGCKGRNALTTGQEWLVDVSGCVPARLKDARALAALFEELIVLLELKVVGEPQWHVFPEPGGVTGLTLLAESHLTIHTFPEHGFAALNVYCCRPRLCPDFEDLAMRHLGAVSCRVRELRREVET
- a CDS encoding DUF4178 domain-containing protein, translated to MTQGMCPSCGAAVEFSAGSAQVVVCGHCQTVVARQGASLEAHGKVGAIVETDSPLRLGAEGRLGRDAYRLVGHLQKDHGAGPWDEWYVEFDDGRTGWLSESEGAFHLLIASGTEEGLSLEDFPPGHRFSLAGHRLVVEERGHGRVVAAEGQLPDDVDPSADSHYVDATGPRGVFVTLDFGTSTTDPEVYVGKKLKLTELGIAPDQLRPRVKKVALQQARCTQCNGPLELRAPDQTKRVACPYCGALLDVRKGKLAFLQLLEKPDPGPRIPLGARGKLEGTEWVCIGFLIRSCTVEGVRYPWEEYLLFNRERGFTWLMESNGHWVFLTPLDAGDVSVAPGIAAHLEGQRYRAFQGVEAVTETVLGEFYWEVRAGETSRAEEYVAPPYSVNVDETDNEVTYTRGEYLAPGVIQEAFGLKEPLPEPQGIAPSQPNPHSSGPAWRWAGTWSAALFVVFLVLNALAANEVVLEQTVRLDLDARSGTPSAIHFSKPFDIHKHGNVRAELTSPVNNAWLGVQAELVNEQSGDVIGFYEEVGYYSGSDSDGSWSEGDQTESEHLSSVPPGRYVLRTQALFEGTPQGQSYTMKLVSDTPRALWFFWALVVLWVLPLFAVFRASSFETSRWAESNLDSGSGE
- a CDS encoding DUF350 domain-containing protein → MGVLAVLVNLDNLLASLVYSLVGLAVFVAGLYVFRFIMPFDVHKEIEVDQNTALGIVMGSFIIGLAIIVAAAISG
- a CDS encoding polyamine aminopropyltransferase, whose translation is MNKTLLFVTVLVIATCGLIYELIIGALASYLLGDSITQFSTVIGCYLFAMGIGSWLSGFIERGVAQRFVEVELGVALVGGLCAPLLFLTFALTDVFRVVLYGSVLLIGTLVGLEIPLLLRLLKDQLAFKDLVSRVLTFDYLGALAASISFPLLFVPRLGLVRTSLLFGLLNALVGLWSTWLLAPVLAHPGRLRVKAVGLSLLLMVGLVLGDRLSNFSEEHLFTDEVVHATSSPYQRIVLTRGKRGFSLYLNGNLQFASVDEYRYHEALVHPALVRAGKLERVLVLGGGDGLAAREILKYPEVKTLTLVDLDPAMTGLATRYGELAELNAHSLADPRMHVINTDAMEYLREHGEPWDVIVVDFPDPNNFALGKLYTTGFYRLLKKRLAPDGVAVIQSTSPLYARRSFWCVNTTLEAAGFWTQPYHALVPSFGEWGYVLVAHEGVLPRRPLVEGLRFLSEETHGSLFQFPPDMGPLPTEVNRLNNQVLVHYYEEEWRRWN